The Mycobacterium avium subsp. avium genomic sequence GTGTGGCTAATGTGTTGTTGCAACGGTTGTTGCTTGAAAGGAATGGCCGCCCTGCCGTTTTGGACGGTCCTGGCCACTGATTGAGATCTGACGCGTACTCGATGACGCTGCTCTAAGGACCTGTTGGCGGGGTTGTCCGCGGGGACTGCGACGACAGGAGTAGCGGTATGGCCGAACCCGACCGAGTGTGGGTGGGTATCGACGTCGGTAAGTCCACTCATCATGCGTGCGCGATCGATGACACCGGAAAGGTGGTGTGGTCGAAGAAAATCCCGAACGAACAGGCCGCGATCGAAGACCTGATCGCCCAGGGCGGCCGGATTGCTAACCACGTGGTGTGGGCGATCGATTTGACCTCGCCGCCGGCGGCGCTGCTGATCGCCGTACTGCTGAGCGCGAAAGCCGAGGTGGTGTATGTGCCGGGCCGCACGGTTAACACGATGAGTCATGCGTTCCGCGGCGAAGGCAAGACCGACGCCAAAGACGCGCGGGTAATCGCCGAAACCGCTCGGCACCGACGAGATCTGTCCCCGGTCGTACCCGGCGAAGACCTGGTTGCCGAATTGCGGTCGCTGACCGCATACCGGTCGGATCTGATGGCTGACTGGGTGCGAGGCGTGAACCGGCTGCGCTCGATGCTCACCGCCATCTTCCCTGCTCTGGAAGCTGCGTTCGACTACTCCACCCGCGCGCCGTTGATCCTGGTATCCGCTATGTGCACTCCGGGCGAAATCCGGTCGGCAAAAAGAGCTGGCGTGATCAAGCACCTTCGGAAAAACCGGGCATGGCCCAACAACATCGACACGATCGCCGACAAGGCGCTCGCCGCGGCAGCAGGCCAGATAATCACCCTTCCCGGCGAAGCCGGAACCGCCGCGCTCATCAAGCAACTCGCAGCACGGCTGCTGGACTTGGATCGGCAGATCAAGGACATCGATAAGCAAATCACCAACAAATTTCGTGAGCATCCCAGCGCCGCCATCATCGAGTCGATGCCCGGCATGGGGCCACACCTGGGCGCTGAGTTCCTCGTAATCACCGGCGGCAACATGGCCGCCTTCACCAACCCCGGCCGACTGGCATCGTTCGCCGGATTGGTACCCGTCCCACGCGATTCCGGCCGTATCACCGGCAATCTGCATCGGCCCAAGCGCTACAACCGGCGCCTGCGCCGCGTGTTCTACCTCGCCGCCCTGTCCAGCCTCAAGATCGAAGGTCCCTCGCGGGCTTTCTACGACCGCAAACGATCCGAGAACCATATCCACACCCAGGCCCTGCTTGCCCTGGCACGCCGCCACGTCGACGTCCTGTGGGCACTGCTGCGCGACAACAGAACCTGGCAACCCCAGCAACCAACCGTGGCAGCTGCCTGACGCACTCACCGGGCGTCCTCACCGCTTGACACGCTCATGGAGATTCCTCTCGACGCGGAGCACGGCGATGTCATCGGTGAGGCCGCCGCGCGGCCGGGCCAGTCGCTGGGCGCCGTCGATCAGGGCGTCGACGAACGCCGGGCCGGGGCGATCGACCTGCGAGCGGGCCAGGGCGAGCAGGCCGTCCTCGCCGAGCCGTTGGGTCCCGCGCCCCGAATACCCCTCGTAGAGCCCGTCGGTGAGCAACAGCAGGCCGTGCCCCGCGGGCAGCCGCAGCTGGTGGCGCGGCCAGTCGTCGGCGCGCAGCCCGAGCGCCGGCCCGCCCGGCGGTTCGACCCATTCCACGGTGCCGCCGCCCTGCAGCAGCATCCCCGGATGGCCGGCGCGGATGACGCTGACCTCGGGCCGCTGCGGCGAGATCTCCAGGCTGAGCACGGTCGCGAAGATCCCGGTGCCGGTGCGTTCGGAGTGCAGCACCCGCTCCAGCTGGCGCATCAGTTCGACGCCGTGCACGCCGGCCAGGGTGAGCGCCCGGAACGCGATCCGCAGCGCCGCCCCCCAGGGCCGCCTCGTGCGGGCCGTGCCCGGCGACGTCGCCGATCAGCACGTGCACCACCCGATCCGGTGTCTGGACCACGTCGTAGAAGTCACCGCACAGCAGAGCGTCCTCGCGGCTGGGCCGGTACCGGGCGACGATGTCCACGCCCGGGTCGTCCAGCAGCAGCGGGGAGGGCAGCAGCCCGCGTTCCAGCAGCGCGTTCTCCCGGGCCCGCAGCTGGGTGGCGTGCAGGTCGGCGGCGATCAGCTCGGCGCGTTTGCGCTCGATCGCATACAGCAGCGCGCGGCGCAGCATCTCCGGCTCCACCCGGCCCTTGACCAGGTAGTCCTGGGCGCCGGCGGCCACCGCGGAGGCCCCGAAGTACTCGTCGTTCAGCCCGGTCAGCACCACGATCGGGACGGTGGCGTCGAGCTTGGCGATGCGGTTCAACGCGTCGATCCCGCTCGCGTCGGGCAGGTGCAGATCCAGCAGCACGCAATCGGGCCGGGTGGATTCCAGCTCGCGTTCGGCGTGCGCCATCGACTGCGCCCACACCACCCGGATGTCGGTGACCGCGTCGGTGACGAGTTCCTCCACCAGCACCGCGTCGCCGCGGTCGTCCTCGACCAACAACACCGACAACGGCTTCAGCGACTGCCGCTGCGCGGCCGGCGTGACCGCGGCCTGCGCTGGTATCAATTCCCGGCCATCTGTGGACGGGCATGGGAAGTCACGTTCTGCACTGCAGACCCCCTGGCCGCGATGAGACCCATTGCTGTGTGGCGGTGCGTGGACGGGTGGCCGGTGCCTGTTTACCGGCCGTCGGTCTGGACTTCACCCACCGGGGAAATCCTATGCGGTACCGCTAGGCTTTTCCCAACAGCCACGCGCAACGCTCAGCGCAACAGCGCCCGCGACATCACCACCCGCTGAATCTGATTGGTGCCCTCGTAGATCTGGGTGATCTTGGCGTCGCGCATCATCCGCTCGACCGGGAAGTCCTGCGTGTACCCGTAGCCGCCGAACAGCTGCACCGCGTCCGTTGTCACCTCCATCGCGACGTCGGACGCCAGGCACTTCGACGCCGCGGAGATGAACCCCAGGTGCGATTCGCCGCGCTCGGCGCGGGCGGCGGCGTGGTACACCATCAGCCGGGCCGACTCCACCTTCATCGCCATGTCGGCGAGCATGAACTGCACACCCTGGTTGTCGCTGACCGGTCGGCCGAACTGCTTGCGCTCCTTGGTGTATGCGATGGCGGCATCCAGCGCGCCCTGCGCGATCCCGACGGCCTGGGCGCCGATGGTGGGCCGGGTGTGGTCCAGCGTCGCCAGCGCGGTCTTGAAGCCGGTGCCCGGCTCGCCGATGATCCGGTCGCCCGGGATGCGGCAGTTCTCGAAGTACAGCTCGGTGGTCGGCGAGCCCTTGATGCCGAGCTTCTTCTCCTTGGGCCCGACGGTGAAACCCTCGTCGTCCTTGTGCACCATGAACGACGAGATGCCGTTGGCGCCCTTGTCCGGATCGGTCACGGCCATCACCGTGTACCAGCTCGACTTGCCGCCGTTGGTGATCCAGCACTTGGCGCCGTTGAGGATCCAGTCGTCCCCATCGGCGCGGGCCCGGGTGCGCATCGACGCCGCGTCGCTGCCGGCCTCGCGCTCGGAGAGCGCGTAGGACGCCATCGCCGAGCCGTCCGCGATCGACGGCAGAACCTGCTTCTTCAGCTCGTCGGAGCCGCGCAGGATCAGCCCCATGGTGCCCAGCTTGTTGACCGCGGGGATCAGCGACGCCGAGGTGTCGACGCGGGCGACCTCCTCGATGACGATGCAGGCCGCCACCGAGTCGGCGCCCTGCCCGCCGTACTCCTCCGGCACGTGCACGGCGTTGAACCCCGCCGCGTTCAACGCCTCCAGCGCCTCCTGCGGGAACCGGGAGTTCTCGTCCACGTCGGCGGCGTGCGGAGCGATCTCCTTTTCCGCCAGCGCCCGGATCGCGGCACGCAGCTCCTGGTGCTCCTCGGGCAGTTGGAACAGATCGAAGTCGGGGTTTCCGGCCCATCCAGCCATCTCTAACGCCTCCTAGTGCTACTGACCGGTAACTTTACCGTGCAGCCTTTGCAGCGCCTCATCCTTGGCTCGCACGCTGTCGGCCAGCTGGGTCTGGAACTCGACGATGCGGGCCCGCAGGCCCGGGTCGGAGGCGCCGAGGATGCGCACCGCCAGCAGGCCGGCGTTGCGGGCGCCGCCGATGGAGACGGTGGCCACCGGCACCCCCGCGGGCATCTGCACGATCGACAGCAGCGAGTCCAGCCCGTCCAGCCGGCCCAGCGGCACCGGGACCCCGATCACCGGCAGCGGTGTCGCCGAGGCGACCATGCCGGGCAGGTGGGCGGCGCCTCCGGCGCCGGCGATGATCACCTCGATGCCCCGCCCGGCGGCGTTGCGCGCGTAGTCGAACATCACCCCCGGCGTGCGGTGCGCCGAGACCACCCGCACCTCGGCGGGCACGTCGAACTCGGCCAGCGCGGCCGCGGCGTCGGCCATCACCGACCAGTCGCTGTCGCTGCCCATGATCACCGCGACGCGAGGAGCTTCGGTCACGCTCATTGATGCCGCTCCTGTTCGTGTGGGTCCCATCCGTCCGTCCACTGCCCGTGGGACAGCCAGTGCGCCGCCAGCTCGGCGCGCCGCCGCAGCGCGGCCAGCCCGGCCGTATCGGCGGCGGGGAAGTCGCCGAGGAAGTTGATGTGACCGACCTTGCGGCCGGGGCGTTCCGCCTTGCCGTACAGGTGCACCCGGGCGTCGGGCATGCGCGCGAACAGGTGGTGCAGCCGCTCGTTGACGCTCATCCGCGGCCGCTCCCGGGCGCCCAGCACGTTGGCCATCACGGTGACCGGCGCCAGCGCGTCGGTGTCGCCGAGCGGATAGTCCAGCACCGCGCGCAGGTGCTGCTCGAACTGGCCGGTCCGCGACCCGTCCATGGTCCAGTGCCCGGAGTTGTGCGGGCGCATCGCCAGCTCGTTGACCAGCAGCGCGCCGTCGGTGGTTTCGAACAGTTCCACGGCCAGCACGCCGACCACGCCGAGCTCGCCGGCCAGCCGCAGCGCCAGCCGTTGCGCGTCGGCGGCCAGGTCCTCGCCCAGGCCGGGGGCGGGCGCGATCACCTGCACGCAGATGCCGTCGCGTTGCACCGTCTCGACCACCGGCCACGCCGCGCCCTGCCCGAACGGCGACCGGGCCACCAGCGCGGACAGCTCCCGGCGCAGGCTCACCTGTTCCTCGGCCAGCACCGGCACGCCGTCGGCCAGGAAGGCGGCCGCGATCTCCCGGGCGTGCACCGGGTCGCGGGCCATCCGCACGCCGCGCCCGTCGTAGCCGCCGCGGACCGCCTTGACCACCACCGGGCCACCGACCCGCCGGGCGAAGGCGTCGAGCTCGTCGAGGCTGTTGATCTCGGCGTACCGCGGCACCGGCACACCCAGGGATTCCAGCCGCCGCCGCATCACCAGCTTGTCCTGCGCGTGCACCAGGGCCTGCGGCGGCGGCGCCACGTTGACGCCCTCGGCGACCAGTTTGTCCAGCAGTTCGCCCGGCACGTGCTCGTGATCGAAGGTCAACACGTCGGCGCCCGCGGCCACCCGGCGCAGGTCCTCCAGGTCGGTGTGCGAGCCGATCACCACGTCGGACGCGACCAGCGCGGCCGACTCGTCGGCGGCGGTGGCCAGCACCCGCAGCGACTGGCCCAGCGCGATCGCGGCCTGGTGGGTCATCCGGGCGAGCTGGCCGCCGCCGACCATGGCGACGACGGGGACGGCGCGGGGAACGGCTCGGGGCGCCGCTTTCGCGGAGGCGGCGCCCGGCGGGCGGGTACTCGGCACGGCCATCATGGTGTCACGGCGAACAACCGGGTGCTAAATGCCGGCGGCCGCCGTGTTGAGCGGGGCTGACACAGAATTGTTATGTACGATTTTGCGTCGATTTTGTGTCCGTCCGTAGACTGACGTGTTGTGTCCTTCGCCGAAGCCACGATCGCGCGTTTGCCCAGGCTTTTGCAGCCTTATTTGCTACGCCACCACGAGCTGATCAAATTCGCCATCGTCGGCGGCACCACATTCGTCATCGACTCGGCGATTTTCTACACGCTGAAGCTCACCATTCTGGAGCCCAAACCGGTGACCGCCAAGGTGATCGCGGGCATCGTGGCGGTCATCGCGTCCTACGTGCTGAACCGGGAATGGAGCTTCCGCAATCGCGGCGGCCGCGAGCGTCACCACGAGGCGCTGCTGTTCTTCGCGTTCAGCGGGGTCGGGGTGCTGCTGTCCATGGCGCCGCTGTGGTTCTCCAGCTACGTGTTGCAGCTGCGCCAGCCCACGGTGTCGCTGACGGTGGAGAACGTGGCCGACTTCATCTCGGCCTACATCATCGGCAACCTGCTGCAGATGGCGTTCCGGTTCTGGGCGTTCCGGCGCTGGGTATTCCCCGACCAGTTCGCCCGCGACCCCGACAAGGCGCTGGAGTCCGCCCTCACCGCCGGCGGTATCGCCGAGATCTTCGAGGACGCGTTCGAGGACGACGGCGGCAACGTCACGCTGTTGCGGGCCTGGCGCAACCGGGCCGGCCGGCTGACTCAGCTGGGCGATTCCTCCGAACCCAGGGTGTCGAAGACCTCGTGATACAGCAGCGCGTGCACCTCGCGCAGCCGCGGAATGTCGTGGAACTCCAACGGATCCTGTGACGCCGACTCGATGATCA encodes the following:
- a CDS encoding IS110-like element IS901 family transposase encodes the protein MAEPDRVWVGIDVGKSTHHACAIDDTGKVVWSKKIPNEQAAIEDLIAQGGRIANHVVWAIDLTSPPAALLIAVLLSAKAEVVYVPGRTVNTMSHAFRGEGKTDAKDARVIAETARHRRDLSPVVPGEDLVAELRSLTAYRSDLMADWVRGVNRLRSMLTAIFPALEAAFDYSTRAPLILVSAMCTPGEIRSAKRAGVIKHLRKNRAWPNNIDTIADKALAAAAGQIITLPGEAGTAALIKQLAARLLDLDRQIKDIDKQITNKFREHPSAAIIESMPGMGPHLGAEFLVITGGNMAAFTNPGRLASFAGLVPVPRDSGRITGNLHRPKRYNRRLRRVFYLAALSSLKIEGPSRAFYDRKRSENHIHTQALLALARRHVDVLWALLRDNRTWQPQQPTVAAA
- a CDS encoding acyl-CoA dehydrogenase, translated to MAGWAGNPDFDLFQLPEEHQELRAAIRALAEKEIAPHAADVDENSRFPQEALEALNAAGFNAVHVPEEYGGQGADSVAACIVIEEVARVDTSASLIPAVNKLGTMGLILRGSDELKKQVLPSIADGSAMASYALSEREAGSDAASMRTRARADGDDWILNGAKCWITNGGKSSWYTVMAVTDPDKGANGISSFMVHKDDEGFTVGPKEKKLGIKGSPTTELYFENCRIPGDRIIGEPGTGFKTALATLDHTRPTIGAQAVGIAQGALDAAIAYTKERKQFGRPVSDNQGVQFMLADMAMKVESARLMVYHAAARAERGESHLGFISAASKCLASDVAMEVTTDAVQLFGGYGYTQDFPVERMMRDAKITQIYEGTNQIQRVVMSRALLR
- the purE gene encoding 5-(carboxyamino)imidazole ribonucleotide mutase, with product MSVTEAPRVAVIMGSDSDWSVMADAAAALAEFDVPAEVRVVSAHRTPGVMFDYARNAAGRGIEVIIAGAGGAAHLPGMVASATPLPVIGVPVPLGRLDGLDSLLSIVQMPAGVPVATVSIGGARNAGLLAVRILGASDPGLRARIVEFQTQLADSVRAKDEALQRLHGKVTGQ
- a CDS encoding 5-(carboxyamino)imidazole ribonucleotide synthase is translated as MMAVPSTRPPGAASAKAAPRAVPRAVPVVAMVGGGQLARMTHQAAIALGQSLRVLATAADESAALVASDVVIGSHTDLEDLRRVAAGADVLTFDHEHVPGELLDKLVAEGVNVAPPPQALVHAQDKLVMRRRLESLGVPVPRYAEINSLDELDAFARRVGGPVVVKAVRGGYDGRGVRMARDPVHAREIAAAFLADGVPVLAEEQVSLRRELSALVARSPFGQGAAWPVVETVQRDGICVQVIAPAPGLGEDLAADAQRLALRLAGELGVVGVLAVELFETTDGALLVNELAMRPHNSGHWTMDGSRTGQFEQHLRAVLDYPLGDTDALAPVTVMANVLGARERPRMSVNERLHHLFARMPDARVHLYGKAERPGRKVGHINFLGDFPAADTAGLAALRRRAELAAHWLSHGQWTDGWDPHEQERHQ
- a CDS encoding GtrA family protein, with the protein product MSFAEATIARLPRLLQPYLLRHHELIKFAIVGGTTFVIDSAIFYTLKLTILEPKPVTAKVIAGIVAVIASYVLNREWSFRNRGGRERHHEALLFFAFSGVGVLLSMAPLWFSSYVLQLRQPTVSLTVENVADFISAYIIGNLLQMAFRFWAFRRWVFPDQFARDPDKALESALTAGGIAEIFEDAFEDDGGNVTLLRAWRNRAGRLTQLGDSSEPRVSKTS